gaaTTACCTTAggataaatatttttgacatgTAAATGCTAGAAACTATTCCAAAGCAACTTTATTGCTTTTTTGCTATGTCAAGATATACTATCTTGATATCATATATTTAAGTTGGTATTGCGAAGGtggttcaaaaaattttttttccttatatgtttaactttatgcTGTCTAACAGTCAAATAGAGTGATACTGGTTCCATTTCCAGGTAGACATACCTTTGGATTTTCAAACCACTAGTTGTCTTGGATTTGCAGTGATCCttccatattcattcatttatttcatttccccattatttttctgttattttttgttaaaatattgcagattatatttctcaaaagtcaaaataaactatattaataAAGTTTTTGTCTAGTTGGAAACATTTGTCTCCCTTCTGTATTGACTTTGATATCAAAAAATGAAGAGGTAGAATTATGTCATTATTTTGTAATGGAAGTTTTGAGAAATGTTGATTACTGACATAAAAATTCCAAAggtaaggctgggcgcagtggctcacgcttttaatcccagcactttgggaggccgaggtgggcagatcacctgaggtcaggaatttgaaaccagcctggccaacatggcgaaaacctgtgtctactaaaaatccaaaaattagccaggcgtggtgttgcgcacttctaatctcagctactcggaggctgaggcaggagaatcacttgaacccaggaggcagaggttgcagtgagccgagattgtgccactgcactccagcctggtcaacagagtgagactctgtctcaaaaaaaaaaaaaaaaaaaaaaaaaattctgaaggtaTAACTGCCTACTATTTCAGTAGTTACGAAGTTCTATCTCAAAAATGTCACCTGGGTCATGTGGGTCAGTGTTCTAGGGTAGATCTTGATAGTCGATTTTTCTAATGAGCTTCTGCGGGATGCCATTGCTGCTGGTTTAGACATCACTTGAAATAGCAAGACTGTAGTAATCACTTTGTCCTTTCTGGAAACAGAACTCTTTCTATTGAGAAACCCATTTTAAGTGGTATAAAATATGACCCAGGTATTGGCCAATCACAATCTCTCTTAAGAAGTGATTTTggcaccaggtgcagtggctcatgcctgtaatcttaacactttgggaggccaggagggaagattgcttgaggccaggggttcaggaccagcctgagcaacatggcaaaaccccatctctaccaaaaatacaaaaattagctggtgtggtggcacatgcctgtagtcccagctacttgggaggctgaggtgggaggatggtttgagcctgtgagatggtggaggttgcaatgagcagagatcgcaccattttcctccagcctgggtgacagagccagaccttgactccaaaaaaaaaaggtgatttggGACTCTAGGTGGTATGTCATCCTTCAACTATAAAAGGGGTCATCTTTCCTGGTCCATCTAACATGAAAAAGTAAGGCTAATATGAAAGAATAAGGCCAATATAAAAAAGGGTAAGATGAAGCACTAAAAGAGTATGTCCTCGGGGCATTATTTGGATTCCTGGATTCAGatgtgtttaatatattttattcctgGAATTACAAGTTAATATATTCAGTTTTTTCTTAAGCTAGTCTGAATTTCTCGCTATCCTACAACCAGAAGTCCTGATAAATATACCAAGTTCAGCCATTCAACAAATTATAACTAATGGCAATAGGACTTTGATCAAAGTGTAGTTGAGTTAATGCAAAAACAGAATATAATTAATGCTCTTATGTAACCTGAGGGACGTTGAACTCAACGTCTATAAGTATTCTAATACAGTCCTAGAAGCAATGTGGTGACTGTCCAATATAACTTATTTACAGCATTATCTTCTTACTTAAAAGATGTGTaacaacgctttgggaggctgaagggggaggatcacctgaggccaggagtttgaggccaacctgggcaacaaagcaagactcttgtctctataaaacactagctgggcatggtggcacatgcctctggtgctagctaatctggaggctgaggcaggaggatagagacccagtcttgaaaaaaaaaaaaagatgtataagcTCATACCTCCAGTGGTGAAAATGACCTTGGGTAGCTACTTTTCCACTTTGTAGATAAGGAAATCAACTTGCATTTTGTTCAATGCTCCATCTAAACTTACTGAACCCAGAACCTAGGTCTACCCTTCTCATTCTACAACTCCCCTCTTCCACACTGTCATTGctattccttaatttttttttttttttttttgagacagagtcttactctgtcacccaggctggagtacagtggcatgatcttggcgcactgcagcctctgcctcccgggttcaagtgattcttgtgcctcagccttctgagtagctgggattacaggcacatgccaccacgaccagctaatttttgtatttttagtagagacgggattttcccatgttggccaggctgatctcgaactcctgacctcaggagatttgcccacctcgacctccagAGGTGCTGGAATTATGCGCCTGGCTTGTTATTCCTTAATGTATTAAGACGTTACTATGTTATCACTGGCTTCTGGTTGAGTGAAAAGGATGCCAGTACTTCCTAAAATTAATTAGctataaatgtatacaaaatgtatatatttgtatgtctATGTCAGGCtctgtggctcttgcctgtaatcccaacactttgggaggccagcaggattgcttgagaccaggaatttgagaccagcctgggcaacatagagagacaccagctctacaaacattttaaaaaaattagcaggcatagtggcacatgcttgtagtaccagctactggggaggctgaagtgggaggatctcttgagcctgggaggtcaaggctgtagtgagctgtgatcttatcactgtactccagactgggcaaaagagcaagaccctgtctcaaaaaacaaaacaaaaaacccaaaatgtaTGTCTAGATGCCTCTTTGTAACATACCTTGCATGTGAATATATGTTTGGGAAGAAATATTGGAGAATCATATAGTAAGGCCCATATACAACTTGATAACTCATGCATTAATGTataaacactgaagaaaaattctaaatgtgATTCCAAAAGTACTTCTAAGGTTATCAGACACTATAAAATTAAGATTCTTTTAAGACAAAGAATattcactgtttttaaaatttaaagaaatttagaaatattcttcaaaaattagaaattaatgtaacttttaggccgggcgtggtggtttgtgcctgtaatcctagcactttggaggccaagtagggtggatcacttgagtccaggagtttgagaccagcctgggcaacatggcaaaatctcatctccacaaaaaacacaaaaataagctgggcatggtggggcatgcctgtagtctcagctacttgggggtctgaggcaggaggattgcttgaacctgggaagtcaaggctgaagtgggccgagatcctgccactacactgcagcctgggtgacaaagtgagacactctcttaaaaaaaaaaaaaactatgttatGTTTATGTACTCTTGAAATACTGGTAATTTGAACACAACACAGTGAGAAGGAATTGGTGCCTGAAAGTGAATTATTTTACCTGGTTAAGTTTGCTTCATATTTAAGATTGAAATTTAGAGTCTGgacatggtgtctcacgcctgtaatcccagtgctttgtgaagccaagttgggaggatcgcttgaggcccgagtttgagatcagcttgggtaacatagtgagaccacgactacaaaaaaattagaaaattaggtgggtgtggtggtgtgcacctgtagtcctagctacttcggaggttgagacaggaggactACTTTAGCCTAGGAGTTGGTCAGTAATTTTCTTTAGTACAGACCTAGATACAATTCTTACCCAGAATGGCTTAAAATAGAGTTTAATAGTTTAATTTAATGTGTTTGCATGTATGGTGAGTTACTAATATGATCAAGATTCAAATAAATCTCCAAACAAttatacaaaacagaaaaaaacaaaacactttattTTCCACAAGGAAGAGCAATaggaaaaattaaatcatttcccacatattgttttcttaaaacaGAGCCTACAAGGACATATTCAGCaccaaataaaaaaggaaaaaaagagaaattacaaaCAGCCATAGAATATAATctataaagcaaacatttaatATTGCACTTTGTTTTGCTAACATTTTGGATTTTACTTTTCCTAATTGAAAAATCAGGAATCTATCTTGAATACTGGAATACAACTGTGAACCTCACATCTTATGTCAGGAATtgaccaatatttttaaaaaagtaatgcctctaaagaaatacattttaaaggggaaaataaaactttatttgataaagttttatacatttaaagTTTTATCACATTTTGTGATCCAGTGCCAATTATCAGAATATTGGTCATTCTTGCTTCATGTGTTATTTGTAAGAGTATATAATGACAAGTATTCCAATGCTATGCATATCAACAATTGTTCCCTAGTCAGTTAGACGTAAGAGAGAAAAGGGATTTTCTGACAATCCccctcaaacaaaaataaaaccaccaaaTGCCCTTTATGCCAAATATTCCATTAGCTTTTTTTGAGGGGGACATTCACAAAAtgattcaacaataaaaaaatatttcaccccCATTTCCTTATTATCTAGTATTAGTTTGCTACGGGAGCCCAAACTCTTTAACCGAATCACTTAAAACGCGATTCATTTTTACACTGGGCTTTCTTCACCCTGTCAGCATTTGTCAAACATGAATTGTCTTCCATGTTTTCTTAAAGGCCACTTATGGAAAAGCCTATTTGTTTTGTATGAGCTTTAAGACAGTATTTAACCAGGTCAAGCACCAAGCCAGAGCTACTATTATTTTCAGCCACTTTATTAACTGTGGGGTTAAATGGCAGGATAGATGTAACACCCATTTTACACGTATGTTGCAACATCAGAGATGctggttttctttaaaaacatcagaGCTGAATTCCTtctaaaatacaacaacaacaacaacaacaaaataagtacACTTGGTACCTTGGAAAATGCTGAAATGCTATCATGAATGCTGGTATATTTGTTATGAGCCAACAGAAAATTACCTTTAATATAAACTATAACTTACTGATGTGATTGTTCTTCCTATGTAATCTATACATAATCAAAGTGAGTGATTTCTCATGTTTAGCAAATTGTTCTTTAGGTAATGAAAAACAGTATTCTcattagaaaaacacaaaaatccaaAAGATTTATCGCAGCAAACGttctagtattttaaattttgaagttaCTTTTGGAATAAAGTCGAGTTTTCATGCCATACCAAGCTTGAGCAAGACAGCAAAGGTACAAATTGAGCTCTCTATTCATAACCTCAATGTATGTATTCCTGCTCATTAATATACTTTGCACCAGCAAAAGCGATTTCCAACATATGTGTTTTGGAGGTAATTAAGTAActctgtataaaaataaatgcacttttccctcctttccccagTGAATGGAAAACTTCCatactttcaaaataataataaaaaaaataatttttaagagcaaCAGCCCTCAACTCTTTGCTGGTGCCTGCCATACTGCCTTTCTTCACTCCATTCTTAGCTCTGCTAGTTTCTTCTTGTATGTCATGATAAAAAGGGAATGTGGGTGTGTAACTTTTGTGTATGTCCCGTTTCCAAATTTCCCTCTCCAAAAAGCcaaccaaataaacaaacaaacaaacgaaaaaaacaGTGCAACAAAACACAAATAGCATTCCAACAGTTTGGCAAGTGATGCGTTCACCTGAGATTAAGTGATTTTAGGCAGTCAGTAACAAAATGCTGCTTTGCTGTAATAGTAGAAAGGCaacaaattcttaaaagaaaCCAAGAAGGTATACAATCTTGACAGTCTCTTATTAGCTTCCTcctcttatctctttttttcccacaTTATCTGTTGCGTATCTACTACAGTAGGCTGCAAAACATACAGCAAAAAGGATTGGCTTGAAGGCATTTGATGTTTGTAAATAAATCCACAATTGGATCCAAGCTGAAGAGGTGATACATAGTCAGCCTAGTAGACAATTCTGAGCATGTGCATACGCAGGTAAAGTCCAggctatattaaataaaaaaaaatgtcagtgcGTTTTTTCATGTTAAAGTTTTTTCAAAGCTTTGTTTTGTTCCTTGTTGTGCTGACCACAAACAAGTTTTAAGAGTATCAAGAGTctggcaaaaatagaaaaaaaaaaaaaaaaaaaaagaagctgtagTGACGTCGAACCGCACAATGTAAGCATTGAGCATGTGCAAATTTTCAaatcaaaagaaggaaatcatcCCTCTTTACAACGTGATGTCTTGACACGTACGACCATAGGCTAAGAAGACTGCTCTGAGTATGTGccagttttaaaagagaaaagcttAGATCTTCAAGCATGTTGGAGCAGTCTCAGAATGTTGCTGTAGGCTTCTAAAGCATGATCACTGGTTGTTTCATGTATTCGCCATTTTTCTGGGCAAAAGTAATTCCACTTCCTCTGAAACGTGTCTCCAAGATACTTCTCTGTCCTCAGCCGGAAGAGATACAGTTCGGAACCCACATCAACTTGATTCAACCAAGTGTTCCTTCAACGAGAGGGGCAGGATGGTCTATCAtctgctgactgatcaggattTGGATCAAtctagaaagaaatgagaaaaaaagtttacAGAGTTATTTCATGAGGTCTAGGAAGAATGTAGCAAATGACTACAATTCTGAATACTAGTCAAGAAATGTAATCAGAGAGCAAACACAGCTTGTTAGCATATTATATCCAATTATTCTCTTTTCATACGTGAAATGCTATGTGGGGAGGAAAGGGTGTTGGTACCTACAGTACCTGATATTTAATTACTAGATTAACAAGCTTTATAAAGGCATGTCTGAATAGTCCCctatttcacaaaaattaacagtAAAATTTTATCAGTGAATGAAGACTTTTACTCAGTACTTTAGTAGTACTTAATTAAGACCTAAATACACAACGTAGAATATCTTCATAGCAATCATCTTCTTTTGTAAAGCACCCCTTTCATCcttctacaaaaaagttaactcATCGCTTCCTCTGACTTTGGAAAAATGAAATCGTATAAACAATGCTCTTTGTTTATACAATGTGCAAACAATTTGTTTACTCACATGAACAATGTGCTTATGTGAGGTAATAACTCATGGGTGTAAAATCCCACAGAGGGCCAAAAACGCAGTGTATCAGGAAATAAAACTGCTGAACCCAAAACACTCAAGAGGTTTCCTCCCACCTTCTTTATCTTCAGAGTGACttttatatgcacatatttttaatgaaaagttgCTTCTCAAGTACAAAGAGAATGGTCATAGAAAAGCAAATTGTTgggtttaatatattttttactgaAAGAGCTTTTGGACGAGACCCCATCCACTTGCATCTAAATGTGGAACAACCCAAATTGCCTCAGAAGCTTTAGGTAAAACacatttttgaaggaaaaaagccAAATAACTTTTAGTTAAATCACACCCTGAACATATTTTAGGGTTTTAAAAGTTGTAAATTATCTTTAGTGCTTTTTAAAAGGAGGCAGAATTTTCCCACAAATTGCTTAAAAGTGAACTATACTTAGattgtcattctttttaaaatgcctcCTTGGACAGCCAGGAAGCCTCAAATCAAGCCAGAAATGACTGACTTAATAAGCAAGACAGAAATGTCCAAGTAAAAATGTAATGACAAAATCTGTAACAAGTGGCAGAACACTTTTAGCATCTAATAGAAATTGtatgtattagaaaataaatagaaaaaattatgtcTCATCAATAATTCTGAATATTCTATAATCAATGAATGAAGAAGATCTCATATCATCACAACCAAAGGAAAACTGACCCTTCCAGTTATGgtgttaataaaaaaaaagagaaatatgatgAACAATCCCCTAATGTTTAATTTGGGAGTAATATTTCAGAGTAAAACAGCTATGTaaattacagtaaccaaaagaaaaaGCTGATTCTAGTAATTTACAGAATTATTTTGGTATCAAAACCAACTCCAAAACCCCTTAAAAATGTGTACTAGTGGCTAAAGTCACTCTGAAATATCCTGAAATTACTGGACACCCCACCTACTCACTCCTTGTCTTTACATACACTGTTCTTCCTGCCTTTTGAGGACTACTCATTCTTCAAAATTCAGCTTAATAGTCACCTTTTCAAGAAGCCCCACCTGATGCCCAAGACCTAATAAGCTGCTTCTCAAATGAGCTGTGCATTTTATCAcattattacataatattttgCTTCTTAGCTTGTTTTCCTCAGTAATCTGTGGGTTTCTCCTAAGGGCcatgttttatttacatttaagtgCTTAGCTGCCATCAATATGAGATGAACGAAAATAGTCTAACCATGTGGGAATGTTGTTTTAAGATGTTATCACAAATACATTATTTCTTATGACTGAGAATGTCAAAATATGCAATTGGAAAAGCATCATGAATAAGATAAATTCTACTATTTAATCAGTGTTTGCAAAATGCTAGTTCTTCCTATTGATGCTTGGATATACAAAATTCTTCCTTCAAAAAATGTGTCTCAAGATAaaagtttaagagaaaaaaaaattagtaattcaACATGAGGTTAGATCATTATCTTAATTCCCTAATAAGTGAACAGTCCTACCTCTGCATCAAACTTAGTAAATATTGATGAACCTAATATTAACTTTTAAtctgttgttttaaattatttgttctgTTAACATGATAATCAAGATCtaataacattaagaaaaaaaaatgcctgcaaTGCTATTTCCCAAGATAGCCAGTTCATTTCATACTTAAGGAGTAGGTACTTACCTCTGAATAAAGAGGTGGAGGCAAGAATCGAAACTCCTGGATATATGCAAACAGTGGTCCTTGAAGGGCTCTCTCAAAGTCATCACAAGCACTCACTGGTGCAAGATTGTTCCGCCTTTGTTCCTCTGTTACCACTTCTGCATAGCTGGGTGGTGCTGAAGGAAAAAGATACACGCAATTCGAACAGCATGTTCTTATGCATGTCAAAATACACAGAATAGTAGGTATTAAAAAGCAACGTCAaggtaaaataattattgtttggTGATCAAAACTATGAAGACATATAATCAAAACTGAATATTAGGGGCACATCTACTTTCTTTAGGAAAAGATTATGTTCATCTAGGGTCATAAAATATCAGaggcaaaataattttcttgataATAGTAGTAAGAGATTAAGCTTAGACGTGTATTATCAAATTACCTTCAGGTCTTTCAGGAAGTGATAAACTGAGCCAGTTCATATTCATGCTACACTGACTGCTTACACTTGAGGTTCTGCTACCAAATGGATGTAGAGGAATGGTACCGATGACAAGTggcaaattaagaaataaatccaTAGCTCCAGGAATATCCACATATACCTAAACATTGCAAAGAAATATTAAGTTTAGAATGCCAAGTATGA
The genomic region above belongs to Homo sapiens chromosome 5, GRCh38.p14 Primary Assembly and contains:
- the ARRDC3 gene encoding arrestin domain-containing protein 3 isoform b (isoform b is encoded by transcript variant 3), translating into MVVPKAAIYQTQAFYAKGKMKEVKQLVANLRGESLSSGKTETWNGKLLKIPPVSPSILDCSIIRVEYSLMVYVDIPGAMDLFLNLPLVIGTIPLHPFGSRTSSVSSQCSMNMNWLSLSLPERPEAPPSYAEVVTEEQRRNNLAPVSACDDFERALQGPLFAYIQEFRFLPPPLYSEIDPNPDQSADDRPSCPSR